The Thermasporomyces composti region GCACCACGAGGTCACGCTCGATCGCTACGACCGCGCCGCAGAAGCCGGTGACGGGGTCCTCCAGCACCATGTCCAGCTCGACGGTGAGGTCGACGGTGCGCCCACGGGCTGGGGCGCGCCAGTCGGTGGCGAGCACGTCGCGACCGTAGCGATCAAAGGACGCGGCCATGGTGGGGCAGGGTACCGGTCGACGGAGGGCTCGTTCGTGACGCTGGCTGGCGTGTCGGTGTCGGCGAGGTCACGGGCGTCGCTCGATCCACGGTCGGGTCGCTCGGCGTGTGGGCCGGAACGGCTCTCACGAGTGGTCGTCTCGGGGCAGCAGCGGGAGGGAGGTCCGACCACCGGGCTGGACCGGCCGGGTGGCCGTGGGTCCTCCGGACTCGGCGAGGTGGGCGTAGCCGCGGCGTACCGCTTCCTCGAGGACCTGCCGGGGGTACGGCCACTCGGCGGCGTCCCACACCCGGTCGAGGGGAACCCCTTCGGCGGCGAGGCGACGGATGGTCTGGGCGACGAGGTGGATGTCGTCACGCTGGTTCGCCACGAAGCCCCGGTCGACGACCGCGCCGTGCCCGGGGACGACGGCCGTACGGGGGGTGAGCAGGCCAGCCACGACGTCCAGCGTGGTCGGCCACTCCAAGGGATACGAGTCGTCGCCGTACGCCGGTGGTCCGGACTCCTCGACCAGGTCGCCGACGTAGACCACGTCGGCGTCGGGAACCCGCACGACCACGTCGCCGTCGGTGTGGCCGCGTCCCGGATGGATGAGCTCGACCACACGATCGCCGAGGTCGATCGTGGCGACGGAGACGAACGTCCGGGTGGGTGGGCGCAGCGTCAGCTCAGCCATGTCGCGGGCCCACTCTGGCGAGCGCCTGGCCAGGTCCGCGCGAACCTCGTCCGCGCGCGCGGCGAGCGTCTCCGGCACCGTCTCGTGGCCGTAGATGACGGCGTCGGCGAACCGCGCGTTGCCGAAGCAGTGGTCGAAGTGCCAGTGGGTGTCGACCACCCACCGCACGGGCGCGCGGGACAGCCTCCGCAGGTCGGCGAGCAGCTCATCGGCCTCTCGCAAGCTCGCGCGGGTGTCGATGACGAGGAGGCCGTGGGACCCCACGACGACGCCGACCGACACGTCGAAGGAGGAGTACCGCCGCACGTAGCAGCCGCGGCCGATTTCGGACCAACCGGACGTGTCCGCGCTCATGTCCCACAGCATGGCATCCGCGCCCGCGCGCGATCTCGGCTGTTCGCCGTAGACTGGCACTCGGGTCAGGGGAGTGCTAGAGCACTGTGGTCGCCTGCCCGCAGAGTCGCGGTCGTTGGAACGTGCGTCGTCTCGTTTGGCGGGTGTGCCGAGCGGGCGAGTACTGGCGACCGCACGAACGCGAGGAGGTGCGAGCGGTCCATGCTCGATCAGAGGAAGCTGGCTGTTCTCCGCGCCATCGTCGAGGACTACGTGCGCACCGAGGAGCCGGTGGGTTCCAAGGCGCTCGTCGACCGGCACAACCTGGGTGTCTCCTCGGCTACTGTCCGTAATGACATGGCGGCGCTGGAGGAGGAGGGTTACATCCAGCAGCCCCACACGAGCGCGGGTCGGATCCCCACCGACAAGGGGTACCGGCTGTTCGTGGACAAGCTGACGAGCATCAAGCCCTTGTCGCCTGCCGAGCGTCGTGCCATCTCGACGTTCCTCGACGGCGCGGTCGACCTCGACGACGTCGTCAACCGCACCGTTCGCCTGCTCGCCCAGCTCACCCGCCAGGTCGCGGTGGTGCAGTACCCCACCCTCACCCGGTCGAAGGTCCGGCACGTCGAGCTGGTGACGCTCTCGTCCACTCGGCTGTTGCTCGTCCTCATCACCAGCACGGGCAGGGTCGAGCAGCGGGTCGTGGACGTGAAGACGACGTTGCGCGACGACCTGTTGAGCGACATCCGCAAGCGCCTCAACGAGAAGGTCGTCGGCAAGAAGCTCTCCGAGGTCAGCTCGCTGGTCGCCGACTTGCCGGACTCCTTCGACGTGGAAGACCGACCCTACGTCGCGACGATCCTGGCGACCTTCCTGGAGACCGTCGTCGAGCGCCCCGACGAGCGGATCGCGGTCGGCGGGACGGCGAACCTCATCCCGCCGGGCCAGGAGTTCCACTTCTCGATCCGTCCGGTCCTCGAGGCCCTCGAGGAGCAGGTCGTCCTGCTCCGACTGCTGGGGGAGGCGAACGGGTCGTCACGGGAAGTCACCGTCCGGATCGGCAGCGAGAACCCCTACGCGGAGCTGTCGTCGGCCTCGGTGGTGGCGAGTGGATATGGTCCTGGTGACGAGACCGTCGCCAACCTCGGTGTCGTCGGACCCACACGCATGGACTATCCCGGCACGATGGGTGCGGTTCGGGCCGTCGCCCGCTATGTCAGCCGAATCCTCGCGAGTGAGTGACACATAGGCGAGTGACCGAGGACAACTCCCAGTGCACGAGGCCACCCACAGCATGAGCCAGGACTACTACGAGCTCCTCGGCGTCGACCGTGACGCGTCGCCGGAGGAGATCAAGCGTGCGTACCGCCGCTTGGCGCGAACGCTGCACCCCGACGTCAATCCCGACCCGGAGACGCAGGAACGCTTCAAGGAGATCACGCGCGCCTACGAGGTGCTGTCGGACCCCAAGAAGCGGGAGATCTACGACCTCGGCGGCGACCCCCTGTCGGCCTCCGGGCGTGGCGGTGCGAGCACCGGCTTCGGGTCCGGCTTCTCGTTCACCGACATCATGGACGCGTTCTTCGGCACCACGACGACGCGGGGACCTCGACCCCGCAAGCGTCGGGGCCAGGACGCGCTCCTGCGGCTGTCGGTGGAGCTCGCGGAGGCGGTCTTCGGCGCGGTCAAGGAAATCCAGGTCGACACGGCGGTCGTGTGCTCGACCTGCTCCGGTGCCGGGACGGCGCCGGGCACCACTCCCGTGACGTGCACGGTGTGCGACGGCCGGGGTGAGGTGAGCTCGGTCCAGCGGTCGTTCCTCGGTCAGGTTATGACGACCAGGCCGTGTCCCCGCTGCCAGGGCTACGGGACCGTGATCCCCAGTCCGTGCCCGGAGTGCGCGGGCGAGGGGCGCGTCCTGTCCCGCCGCACGCTCGCGGTGCGCATCCCGGCCGGCGTCGACGACGGCACCCGGATCCAGCTCGCCGGCCAGGGCGAGGTGGGCCCTGGCGGCGGCCCGGCCGGCGACCTCTACGTCGAGATCGAGGTCGAGCCGCACGAGGTGTGGACGCGCCGTGGGCATGACCTGCACTGCTCGGTGACGCTCCCCATGACCGCCGCCGCGCTCGGCACGACCATCACCCTCGAGACCCTGGACAACGACATCCTGGAGCTCGACGTCAAGCCGGGCACCCAGTCCGGGCACCAGATCAGGGTTCCCGGCCACGGCGTGCCCCACCTGTCGAGCCCGCAGCGTGGCGATCTCATCGTGCACGTGATCGTCGAGACCCCGACCAAGCTGGACCACGCCCAGCGGGAGCTGCTCCTGCAGCTCGCACGGTTGCGGGGAGAGGACAAGTTGACCGGTCAGTTGGCGTCCGGGCGCAAAGGGGTCTTCTCCCGGATTCGCGACGCCTTCAACGACAGGAGCGCGTGACCTGTGACAGCCAGTCCTGTGCCAGCCAACGCCGACTGCGTCTTCTGCCGGATCGTGGCCAGGGAGATCCCGGCCACGATCGTCCGTGAGACCGACCGAA contains the following coding sequences:
- a CDS encoding MBL fold metallo-hydrolase; the protein is MSADTSGWSEIGRGCYVRRYSSFDVSVGVVVGSHGLLVIDTRASLREADELLADLRRLSRAPVRWVVDTHWHFDHCFGNARFADAVIYGHETVPETLAARADEVRADLARRSPEWARDMAELTLRPPTRTFVSVATIDLGDRVVELIHPGRGHTDGDVVVRVPDADVVYVGDLVEESGPPAYGDDSYPLEWPTTLDVVAGLLTPRTAVVPGHGAVVDRGFVANQRDDIHLVAQTIRRLAAEGVPLDRVWDAAEWPYPRQVLEEAVRRGYAHLAESGGPTATRPVQPGGRTSLPLLPRDDHS
- the hrcA gene encoding heat-inducible transcriptional repressor HrcA, which encodes MLDQRKLAVLRAIVEDYVRTEEPVGSKALVDRHNLGVSSATVRNDMAALEEEGYIQQPHTSAGRIPTDKGYRLFVDKLTSIKPLSPAERRAISTFLDGAVDLDDVVNRTVRLLAQLTRQVAVVQYPTLTRSKVRHVELVTLSSTRLLLVLITSTGRVEQRVVDVKTTLRDDLLSDIRKRLNEKVVGKKLSEVSSLVADLPDSFDVEDRPYVATILATFLETVVERPDERIAVGGTANLIPPGQEFHFSIRPVLEALEEQVVLLRLLGEANGSSREVTVRIGSENPYAELSSASVVASGYGPGDETVANLGVVGPTRMDYPGTMGAVRAVARYVSRILASE
- the dnaJ gene encoding molecular chaperone DnaJ, with protein sequence MSQDYYELLGVDRDASPEEIKRAYRRLARTLHPDVNPDPETQERFKEITRAYEVLSDPKKREIYDLGGDPLSASGRGGASTGFGSGFSFTDIMDAFFGTTTTRGPRPRKRRGQDALLRLSVELAEAVFGAVKEIQVDTAVVCSTCSGAGTAPGTTPVTCTVCDGRGEVSSVQRSFLGQVMTTRPCPRCQGYGTVIPSPCPECAGEGRVLSRRTLAVRIPAGVDDGTRIQLAGQGEVGPGGGPAGDLYVEIEVEPHEVWTRRGHDLHCSVTLPMTAAALGTTITLETLDNDILELDVKPGTQSGHQIRVPGHGVPHLSSPQRGDLIVHVIVETPTKLDHAQRELLLQLARLRGEDKLTGQLASGRKGVFSRIRDAFNDRSA